From a region of the Methyloceanibacter stevinii genome:
- a CDS encoding DUF1491 family protein: MRLKSGIWVSAYLRRCAVENVPAVVVKRGHEEAGAIFIEVDRLDGTLNLYGPAPAGLSATDAERFWVACLGGDAADAPTVAAYLDRQEEFDPDLWVIAVEDKEGRHFLGDALIAA; encoded by the coding sequence ATGCGTTTGAAGAGCGGGATCTGGGTCAGCGCCTACTTGCGCAGATGCGCCGTTGAGAATGTTCCGGCGGTCGTGGTCAAGCGCGGCCACGAGGAAGCGGGTGCGATCTTCATCGAAGTCGACAGGCTGGACGGTACGCTCAATCTCTACGGGCCGGCGCCGGCTGGACTGTCCGCGACCGATGCCGAGCGCTTCTGGGTGGCGTGTCTCGGAGGCGACGCCGCGGATGCGCCGACCGTCGCCGCATATCTCGACCGGCAGGAGGAGTTCGACCCCGACCTTTGGGTGATCGCGGTCGAGGACAAAGAGGGGCGGCACTTCCTCGGCGACGCGTTGATTGCGGCCTGA
- a CDS encoding DUF5330 domain-containing protein, which yields MMFLIRSAFWLVVLILLIPTDGEQQKKIYGMAQTAVADIRSFCVRNPETCDSGQFAINVLVQKAQYGAHMVQSLVNDQTGTFAPARYPDNSQQAAANRPSAHQAPVDNSVMPVPSAVPIEPTPWIDSGSQNTLSPEDLKTEWSGPNV from the coding sequence ATGATGTTCCTGATTAGATCGGCCTTTTGGCTGGTGGTGCTCATCCTCCTGATTCCGACGGACGGGGAGCAACAAAAGAAGATTTACGGCATGGCGCAGACGGCTGTGGCCGACATTCGCAGTTTCTGCGTGCGCAACCCCGAAACCTGCGACTCGGGCCAGTTCGCGATCAATGTGCTCGTGCAGAAGGCGCAGTATGGCGCCCACATGGTTCAGAGCCTCGTCAACGATCAGACGGGCACCTTCGCGCCGGCGCGATATCCGGATAACAGCCAACAGGCCGCTGCAAATCGGCCGTCGGCGCACCAAGCACCCGTCGACAACTCTGTGATGCCGGTGCCGTCGGCCGTGCCGATCGAGCCGACACCCTGGATAGACAGCGGGTCGCAGAACACGCTGAGCCCGGAAGACCTTAAGACGGAGTGGAGCGGCCCGAACGTCTAG
- a CDS encoding DUF6456 domain-containing protein, with product MSARRSRGPAKPAVAAHSRLLQRLAGGAVLVDDGKGRFVLREAGRIVFKSVDRDVVMACLAADLLERTDHGLVLSDTGYARVRRSGADGVEPFRAQHQCRTQDVREIGGIRQPVLLNDGESPLGWLRSRKDRAGRPLIGQEQFEAGERLRTDYWFAQMNPRVTANWSSVEPASRSRRGAPADPAALRDEVLAAKERVMRALAAVGPEISGVLVDICCELKGLEEAEKENGWPQRAGKVVLQIALTRLAKHYGLLADGNDRRRKLRKWGQPGYRPRIDGVADGADQADA from the coding sequence GTGAGCGCGCGGCGCTCGCGTGGCCCCGCGAAACCGGCCGTAGCGGCACACAGCCGGCTCTTGCAGCGTCTCGCCGGCGGCGCGGTGCTCGTCGACGATGGCAAGGGCCGCTTCGTTCTGAGGGAGGCCGGCCGCATCGTCTTCAAATCCGTGGACCGTGATGTGGTCATGGCGTGCCTCGCAGCCGACCTCCTGGAGCGCACCGATCACGGCTTGGTACTTAGCGATACCGGGTACGCACGCGTCCGGCGTAGCGGTGCCGACGGGGTCGAACCTTTCCGCGCGCAGCATCAATGCCGGACCCAAGACGTGCGTGAGATCGGCGGTATCCGGCAACCGGTGCTCCTGAACGACGGCGAGAGTCCGCTCGGCTGGCTTCGCAGTCGGAAGGATCGTGCCGGTCGGCCGCTGATCGGCCAGGAGCAATTCGAAGCCGGGGAGCGTTTGCGGACGGACTATTGGTTTGCGCAGATGAACCCGCGCGTGACGGCCAATTGGTCCTCGGTGGAGCCTGCGAGCCGCTCTCGGCGCGGAGCACCGGCTGACCCGGCGGCGCTGCGCGATGAGGTCCTGGCGGCGAAGGAGCGGGTCATGCGCGCGCTGGCCGCCGTAGGGCCCGAGATCTCCGGCGTTCTCGTCGATATTTGTTGTGAACTGAAGGGGCTCGAGGAGGCCGAGAAGGAGAACGGCTGGCCGCAGCGCGCCGGCAAGGTGGTGCTCCAGATCGCCCTCACACGGCTGGCGAAACACTACGGTCTCCTCGCCGATGGCAATGACCGTAGACGCAAGCTCCGAAAATGGGGTCAGCCCGGCTATCGGCCGCGCATCGACGGCGTTGCGGACGGGGCCGATCAGGCTGATGCTTGA
- a CDS encoding DUF1254 domain-containing protein — MRVRLPGLYIALAVVLAGLIHVVAVLTLPMLAPRDAHARLAALGPTNTIIQLPPLKPGQQVMPNMAPDVRYAMCLFDLSDGPVHLRANIPDELWLIAFYTPIGENFYTVVGADMKRGNVDLVVTTGDQSVADATGDSPEALENLLVVNSPASKGIALIRAPLAGPSRSFEAQRALEAAYCGQQRATAAPPAEATPLPTPAPSGL; from the coding sequence ATGCGAGTAAGACTGCCGGGACTGTATATCGCCTTGGCCGTCGTGCTCGCCGGCCTCATTCACGTGGTCGCGGTGCTGACGCTGCCCATGCTCGCGCCGCGCGACGCCCATGCCCGGCTTGCGGCTCTCGGTCCCACCAACACCATCATTCAGCTTCCGCCGCTGAAGCCTGGACAACAGGTCATGCCCAACATGGCGCCGGACGTGCGCTATGCCATGTGCCTCTTCGATCTTTCCGACGGCCCCGTGCACCTGCGCGCGAATATTCCTGACGAGCTGTGGCTCATCGCCTTCTACACGCCGATTGGCGAGAATTTCTATACGGTGGTCGGTGCCGACATGAAGCGGGGCAACGTGGACCTCGTCGTCACGACCGGGGATCAGTCCGTCGCGGACGCGACGGGCGACTCTCCCGAAGCCCTCGAGAATCTGTTGGTGGTCAATTCACCCGCGAGCAAGGGCATTGCCTTGATCCGCGCACCCCTGGCCGGTCCAAGCCGCAGCTTCGAAGCCCAGCGCGCGCTCGAAGCCGCCTATTGCGGACAGCAGCGGGCCACGGCGGCACCCCCCGCAGAGGCGACGCCCCTACCCACACCGGCGCCTTCAGGCCTGTGA
- a CDS encoding MucR family transcriptional regulator, whose amino-acid sequence MDAVVEKDELVELTAEIVSAYVTNNTVVATDLPALINNVFDALKKASSTGAQPAKEELRPAVPVKKSVTSEYIICLEDGKKFKSLKRHLRTHYDLSPEEYREKWGLPHDYPMVAPNYAAARSDLAKRMGLGQRRR is encoded by the coding sequence ATGGACGCAGTGGTGGAAAAGGACGAGCTTGTTGAACTGACGGCTGAGATCGTTTCGGCCTATGTCACCAACAACACTGTTGTGGCCACGGATCTGCCGGCCCTGATCAACAACGTATTCGACGCGCTGAAGAAGGCCTCCAGTACCGGTGCGCAGCCGGCCAAGGAAGAGCTTCGGCCCGCGGTTCCGGTCAAGAAGTCGGTGACCTCGGAATACATCATCTGCTTGGAGGACGGCAAAAAGTTCAAGTCGCTCAAGCGCCATCTGCGGACTCATTACGACTTGTCGCCGGAAGAGTACCGGGAGAAGTGGGGCCTGCCGCACGACTACCCGATGGTCGCACCGAACTACGCCGCGGCCCGGTCGGATCTTGCGAAGCGCATGGGTCTCGGACAGCGCCGCCGCTAA
- a CDS encoding DUF1214 domain-containing protein — MRVPYLGRSFEARWWSLALYDSQGSIIPNPSNRYSFNSEEAIRRSDGSYEIYLSKSARPGNWLPSGTDPYRDLKLLLRVYGPRETDANGIGQIPDESLPTIERVRCE, encoded by the coding sequence ATGCGAGTACCGTATCTCGGGCGGTCCTTTGAGGCCCGCTGGTGGTCGCTTGCGCTTTACGACTCGCAAGGGTCCATCATCCCCAACCCGTCCAACCGCTACAGCTTCAACAGCGAAGAAGCGATCCGCCGGTCGGACGGGAGCTACGAAATTTATCTTTCGAAGAGCGCGCGCCCCGGCAACTGGCTGCCGAGCGGGACCGATCCGTACAGAGACCTCAAACTCCTGCTGCGCGTCTACGGCCCCCGCGAAACGGACGCCAACGGCATCGGGCAGATCCCCGATGAGAGCCTTCCAACGATCGAGCGTGTGCGATGCGAGTAA
- a CDS encoding helix-turn-helix domain-containing protein, which translates to MSALGSERFQDTRERIGQRHGARAALRQVIDPAVALVFEVDPSELGAATRRSPRAAFARQVAMYLTHVVCGLSMTEVGALFSRDRTTVAHACEVVEDRRDDPELDSRVERLECAIAAVIGALSWRGRR; encoded by the coding sequence ATGAGTGCGTTGGGGAGTGAGCGGTTTCAGGATACGCGGGAGCGAATTGGGCAGCGCCATGGCGCTCGGGCAGCGCTGCGCCAAGTCATCGATCCTGCGGTGGCGCTGGTGTTCGAGGTCGATCCATCTGAGCTTGGCGCCGCGACGCGCCGGTCCCCGCGAGCCGCGTTCGCTCGGCAGGTGGCCATGTATCTTACCCATGTCGTCTGCGGGTTGAGCATGACGGAAGTGGGCGCTCTTTTCTCGCGCGACCGGACGACGGTTGCCCATGCCTGCGAAGTCGTCGAGGATCGGCGCGACGACCCCGAGTTGGACAGCCGCGTTGAACGGCTCGAATGCGCCATCGCGGCGGTGATCGGGGCGCTCTCCTGGCGCGGGAGGCGCTAG
- a CDS encoding PAS domain-containing protein, with the protein MLSDCAFRAQLALPEQRVLLDYWSDIARGRPMPARADFDPLKFPELLPNLGLIDLRDGFERSHFRLAGTRLREIYGREITGLTLPEVFSGRRAEPWHAVHSRIATEAVCAQGIACGPAEGRDHVVLYWLRLPFSDDGIRVDRILCHAPDVPTRTPTKSLNSRPIVPVSPDLRPCARNVSDSTQAVPLRPGGLGEQGLFQRVPEQLLYPRHCVRS; encoded by the coding sequence ATGCTGTCCGATTGCGCCTTCAGGGCACAGTTGGCGCTGCCGGAACAGCGTGTGCTTTTGGACTATTGGAGCGACATCGCTCGTGGGCGACCGATGCCGGCCCGCGCGGATTTCGATCCGCTCAAGTTCCCCGAACTCCTCCCGAATCTCGGTTTGATAGACCTGCGCGATGGTTTCGAACGCAGCCATTTCCGCTTGGCGGGCACGCGCTTGCGGGAGATCTACGGACGCGAGATCACGGGTCTGACCCTACCGGAAGTGTTCTCGGGTCGCCGCGCCGAGCCGTGGCACGCTGTTCATTCGAGGATCGCGACGGAAGCCGTATGCGCCCAGGGCATTGCCTGCGGACCTGCCGAGGGCCGCGACCATGTCGTGCTCTACTGGCTGCGCCTGCCGTTCTCCGATGACGGCATCCGGGTCGATCGCATCCTCTGCCATGCGCCCGATGTCCCGACACGGACGCCGACCAAATCGCTGAATTCACGGCCTATTGTTCCGGTCAGCCCGGACCTACGGCCCTGCGCGCGTAACGTCTCGGATTCAACGCAGGCCGTGCCATTGAGGCCGGGTGGTTTGGGGGAACAAGGGCTCTTTCAGCGCGTTCCCGAGCAGCTTCTCTATCCCCGTCATTGCGTTCGCTCTTAG
- a CDS encoding PAS domain-containing sensor histidine kinase, with the protein MLSRESIRGLSAYFRSLVHESARGDALTLARHQTFIASRLLGGALALCVFPIYLVVGGKPSLLSAFAFLWLMSPIAIAIYLSRTGRFAVAHRISAVNFAGLVTYCAWLTGGLASALLPWLVAVPLEAGLSTDRRSVAWAVGAAGTGLVALAMLGAGGIDPTPFTLPIPPAAFAFIGALSAMAYAAGLVVTLQLVHRQSEYAIEASEERYRLLAENVNDMITLHDHRGRVVFASQAARQLLGATAPAVLGDGLFEHVHVGDRPAFLSALNRCRVNNEPISVEFRLRRGGSSDNAYYAWVEMRCRPMPQADGFDQSAVVAVTRDISQHKEYEANLLRARGEAESASRAKSQFLASMSHELRTPLNAIIGFSEILERELFGKLGEKRYRDYAGLIHESGEHLLGVVNGILDMSKIEAGKFSIVREPFCVGDLVKSCCDVLRHTAETKGLTLTTQVADGLPELAADKRACKQMLLNVISNAVKFTEKGGWVRVAASAEDGNMVFAVSDNGIGIAEKDLPRLGNPFVQAASSYDRSYEGAGLGLSVVRGLAQLHGGSLDLESTLGQGTTVRIVLPLEVEAEPPANEEHGASVAAA; encoded by the coding sequence GTGTTGAGTCGAGAGAGTATCCGCGGCCTGTCAGCCTATTTCCGGTCGCTTGTCCACGAGTCGGCGCGTGGCGACGCGCTGACCTTGGCGCGGCACCAGACCTTTATTGCCTCGCGGCTCCTGGGCGGCGCCTTGGCGCTTTGCGTCTTCCCCATCTATCTGGTTGTCGGGGGCAAGCCCTCTTTGTTGAGCGCCTTCGCCTTCCTCTGGCTGATGTCGCCGATCGCGATTGCGATCTATCTGTCGCGGACTGGCCGGTTTGCCGTGGCCCATCGGATCTCTGCGGTCAATTTTGCCGGCCTCGTCACCTATTGTGCCTGGTTGACCGGCGGTCTCGCCTCGGCGCTGTTGCCGTGGCTCGTCGCCGTACCGCTCGAGGCGGGTCTCAGCACTGACAGGCGCAGCGTTGCGTGGGCCGTCGGCGCCGCCGGCACGGGACTTGTCGCGCTCGCGATGCTGGGTGCCGGAGGTATCGACCCGACGCCGTTCACCCTGCCGATCCCGCCTGCAGCCTTTGCCTTTATCGGCGCCTTGAGCGCGATGGCCTATGCGGCAGGTCTGGTCGTGACGCTTCAGCTCGTTCACCGGCAATCCGAATACGCCATTGAAGCCAGCGAGGAGCGTTACCGTCTGCTCGCCGAGAACGTGAACGACATGATCACGCTGCATGACCACCGCGGACGTGTGGTGTTCGCGTCGCAAGCCGCGCGGCAGCTTCTCGGGGCCACGGCGCCCGCCGTGCTCGGCGACGGCCTCTTCGAACATGTCCATGTCGGCGACCGCCCGGCCTTTCTCTCGGCGCTCAACCGATGCCGTGTGAACAATGAACCGATATCGGTCGAATTCCGCCTGCGCCGGGGCGGCTCGAGCGACAATGCCTATTACGCCTGGGTCGAGATGCGCTGCCGGCCGATGCCGCAGGCAGACGGCTTCGACCAGTCCGCCGTCGTTGCCGTTACGCGCGACATCTCCCAACATAAGGAATACGAGGCGAATCTCCTGCGCGCGCGCGGCGAGGCGGAAAGCGCCAGCCGTGCGAAGAGCCAGTTCCTCGCCAGTATGAGCCATGAGCTGCGGACGCCGCTCAACGCCATTATCGGTTTCTCCGAGATTTTGGAGCGGGAGCTATTCGGCAAGCTGGGTGAGAAGCGCTATCGCGATTACGCGGGCCTGATCCATGAAAGTGGCGAGCACCTGCTGGGTGTGGTCAACGGCATCCTCGACATGTCGAAGATCGAAGCGGGCAAGTTCTCCATCGTGCGGGAGCCCTTCTGCGTGGGCGACTTGGTGAAGTCGTGCTGCGATGTCCTGCGCCATACCGCCGAGACCAAGGGGCTGACGCTTACGACTCAGGTCGCGGACGGCTTGCCGGAACTTGCGGCGGACAAGCGCGCCTGCAAGCAAATGCTGCTCAACGTGATCTCGAATGCCGTCAAGTTCACCGAGAAAGGCGGTTGGGTCAGAGTTGCCGCCTCCGCCGAGGACGGGAACATGGTGTTTGCCGTGTCCGACAACGGCATCGGTATCGCCGAGAAGGACTTGCCGCGCCTTGGCAATCCATTCGTCCAGGCCGCGAGCTCTTATGACCGCAGCTACGAGGGCGCGGGCCTTGGCCTGTCCGTCGTGCGGGGGCTCGCGCAGCTCCATGGGGGATCGCTGGACCTCGAAAGTACGCTGGGGCAGGGCACGACCGTGCGTATCGTTCTACCCCTCGAAGTCGAGGCAGAACCTCCGGCCAACGAGGAGCACGGGGCTTCTGTGGCGGCTGCCTAG
- a CDS encoding isochorismatase family protein, whose amino-acid sequence MIRASTNNGPRRSRATYATVPPMLLSREKSQVLIVDVQDKLLKAINGADRVIDRCVRLVIAARKLGIPITMSEQYPQGLGPTHDSVRDAFANDGFVADKTEFSCMRNEMLRDRLHALRRDGRSQVVIGGIEAHVCVTQTAMDLESQGFEAFVVADAVGSRAKSSYKLALSRLQKSSVDIVDSEMVLFEWMERAGTPEFKALQALVK is encoded by the coding sequence TTGATCCGGGCATCCACCAACAACGGCCCTAGGCGAAGCCGCGCCACCTATGCGACAGTGCCGCCCATGCTGCTCTCCCGCGAAAAATCCCAAGTCCTCATCGTCGATGTTCAAGACAAGCTCCTGAAAGCCATCAACGGCGCGGATCGGGTTATCGACCGCTGCGTGCGTCTCGTCATCGCCGCCCGCAAGCTTGGCATTCCCATCACCATGTCGGAGCAATATCCCCAAGGTCTGGGGCCGACCCACGATTCCGTGCGCGATGCCTTCGCCAATGACGGCTTCGTGGCCGACAAGACCGAGTTTTCCTGCATGCGCAACGAGATGTTGCGGGACCGGCTCCATGCACTGCGCCGCGACGGCCGTTCCCAGGTCGTGATCGGCGGCATCGAGGCCCATGTCTGCGTGACGCAAACCGCCATGGACCTCGAATCGCAAGGGTTCGAAGCCTTCGTGGTCGCCGATGCCGTGGGTTCGCGTGCCAAGAGCAGCTACAAGCTCGCCCTATCGCGTCTGCAAAAATCCAGCGTCGACATCGTCGACAGCGAAATGGTGCTGTTCGAATGGATGGAACGCGCCGGAACCCCGGAATTCAAGGCGCTTCAGGCCCTCGTCAAGTAG
- a CDS encoding peptidoglycan-binding domain-containing protein has product MTATIIYNALYLQEHAPHGMADAMSAGSGTTRVIGVEPPSARVSADSTASTYEKTAESGGAVAPVVTDLPSQPPGDGESLLVVRAIQRELSLRGYDVGTVDGQLSDKTRKAISAFQMREGLAITGLPSDDVLRQILLGDTIANSDATGSVPPADSIAAQSAGDSTVLRVQQVLAELGYAPGAIDGQWGENTADAVSAFQQDRNMAVTGSITPELLAELQRVTGRDFTRTAASNR; this is encoded by the coding sequence ATGACCGCGACGATCATTTACAACGCGCTCTACCTGCAGGAGCACGCGCCGCATGGCATGGCCGATGCGATGTCCGCGGGCTCCGGCACCACCCGTGTGATCGGCGTCGAGCCGCCGAGTGCGCGCGTGAGTGCCGACAGCACAGCCAGCACTTATGAGAAGACGGCGGAGTCCGGTGGGGCCGTGGCACCGGTCGTGACCGACCTGCCGTCGCAGCCACCCGGAGACGGGGAATCGCTGCTGGTCGTGCGGGCTATCCAGCGGGAGCTTTCGTTGCGCGGCTACGACGTGGGAACCGTCGATGGCCAACTGTCGGACAAGACGCGCAAGGCCATCTCCGCGTTTCAGATGCGCGAAGGGCTTGCCATCACTGGTCTTCCGAGCGACGACGTGCTGCGCCAGATTCTTCTCGGCGACACGATCGCCAATTCCGATGCGACCGGCTCGGTACCGCCGGCCGACAGCATTGCCGCGCAATCGGCCGGCGACAGCACGGTCTTGCGCGTGCAGCAGGTGCTTGCCGAACTCGGTTACGCACCGGGGGCCATTGACGGCCAATGGGGCGAAAACACCGCCGATGCCGTCAGTGCGTTTCAGCAGGACCGCAATATGGCCGTCACCGGCTCGATCACGCCGGAACTTCTTGCCGAGCTTCAGCGCGTGACAGGACGCGACTTCACCAGAACGGCGGCTAGTAACCGTTAG
- a CDS encoding SufE family protein yields MDTATTTDRPSFEEILADFELLDDWEDRYRYVIELGKKLEPLPDELRNADTKVQGCVSQVWLSTTVHPDGVPRLTFIGDSDAHIVRGLVAILFAVYSGKTASDILDIDAVKTLGELHLNEHLTPQRSNGLMAMVTRIRTDAEKARTGAA; encoded by the coding sequence ATGGATACCGCAACAACCACAGACCGCCCCTCGTTCGAGGAGATCCTCGCCGACTTCGAACTACTCGATGACTGGGAGGACCGCTACCGCTACGTCATCGAACTCGGCAAGAAACTCGAACCGCTGCCGGACGAGCTTCGCAACGCCGACACCAAGGTCCAGGGCTGCGTCAGCCAGGTCTGGCTTTCCACGACGGTCCATCCCGACGGCGTACCGCGCCTCACCTTCATTGGCGACAGCGATGCGCACATCGTCCGCGGGCTGGTCGCGATCCTTTTCGCCGTCTATTCCGGCAAGACCGCCAGCGATATTCTCGACATCGACGCCGTGAAGACCCTGGGCGAACTTCACCTCAACGAGCACCTCACCCCGCAACGCTCCAACGGGCTCATGGCCATGGTGACGCGCATTCGCACCGACGCGGAGAAAGCGCGCACCGGCGCGGCCTAG
- the msrB gene encoding peptide-methionine (R)-S-oxide reductase MsrB, producing the protein MSTTHKKTGTPIPATKDDWREQLTPEQFHVMREHGTERAFSHPYHQEKRTGMYRCAGCGAVLFSSDTKFDSGTGWPSFTDVAAAETVTKHEDSSYGMRRVEVRCANCEAHLGHVFPDGPGDTGLRYCINGCALDLDTDDLDSGGADGNTSG; encoded by the coding sequence ATGAGCACCACGCACAAGAAGACAGGCACCCCGATCCCGGCAACGAAGGACGACTGGCGCGAGCAACTCACACCAGAGCAGTTCCATGTGATGCGCGAGCATGGGACGGAGCGCGCTTTCAGCCATCCCTATCACCAGGAGAAGCGCACCGGCATGTATCGCTGCGCCGGGTGCGGGGCGGTCCTATTCAGCTCGGACACGAAGTTCGATTCCGGCACGGGCTGGCCGAGCTTCACCGACGTGGCCGCCGCCGAAACCGTGACGAAACACGAGGACAGCAGCTACGGCATGCGCCGTGTCGAGGTCCGCTGCGCCAATTGCGAAGCCCATCTTGGGCACGTGTTCCCGGACGGACCGGGGGATACCGGCCTGCGCTACTGCATCAACGGCTGCGCCCTCGACCTTGACACCGATGACCTTGACAGCGGCGGCGCGGACGGCAACACGTCGGGCTAG
- a CDS encoding S9 family peptidase, whose product MNKPDLPARGPIAPRRPSQSHHHGIDREDGYAWLRADNWQAVMRDPAVLPRDICAHLEAENVYTKAAMGDTEALQETLFAEMKGRIKEDDSSVPAPDGPFDYYTRFVTGGQQPLFCRRPRGGGEETILIDGNALAEGQAYFRIAQVAHSPDHKRIAYAVDTKGSEYFTAKIIDAETGAVVEEAIADACGGLEWAADSQTLLYVWLDEEHRPRKLFAHKIGDTGEDRLVHDQTDPGLFLDISLTQDGKYLLLGTHDHETTEVSLIDAADPYAEPRLVAPREAEHEYSVCHHEGRLIILTNSGGAEDFRIVEAPADNPSPANWTEIEPHRPGRLILDIIAFKDFLVRLERENGLPRIVIRRFADGEEHEIAFDEEAYALGMSAGYEYDTTTLRFTYSSMTTPSQTYDYDMATRERTLRKTQEIPSGHDPSQYVTRRVFAPAKDGETVPVTLLYRKDTKLDGTAPLLLYGYGSYGITIPASFMTNALSLVDRGFVYAIAHVRGGKDKGFAWYKNGKRAKKTNTFTDFIAAGEYLANQKFTSRGRIVAQGGSAGGMLMGAIANMAPDLFLGIIARVPFVDVLTTMLDATLPLTPPEWPEWGNPIESAQDYKTIAAYSPYDNVSAQAYPNILALAGLTDPRVTYWEPAKWIAKLRETGTGNNLILLKTNMEAGHAGASGRFDRLKEVALSYAFALKLTDRA is encoded by the coding sequence ATGAACAAACCCGATCTTCCGGCGCGCGGCCCCATCGCCCCGCGCCGCCCCTCCCAGTCGCACCATCACGGCATCGATCGCGAGGACGGCTACGCCTGGCTCCGAGCCGACAATTGGCAGGCCGTGATGCGCGACCCTGCCGTTCTCCCCCGAGATATCTGCGCGCATTTGGAGGCGGAAAACGTCTACACGAAGGCTGCGATGGGGGATACCGAGGCGCTGCAGGAGACGCTGTTCGCCGAAATGAAGGGCCGGATCAAGGAAGACGATTCATCCGTGCCGGCCCCCGACGGACCGTTCGACTACTACACCCGCTTCGTCACGGGCGGGCAGCAGCCGCTGTTCTGCCGGCGCCCGCGCGGTGGAGGTGAGGAGACAATCCTGATCGACGGCAACGCGCTGGCCGAAGGCCAGGCCTATTTCCGCATCGCACAGGTAGCGCACAGCCCCGACCACAAGCGCATCGCCTACGCGGTCGACACCAAGGGCTCGGAATACTTCACGGCCAAAATCATCGATGCCGAGACCGGCGCGGTTGTCGAGGAAGCGATCGCGGATGCCTGCGGCGGCCTCGAATGGGCCGCCGACAGCCAGACCCTGCTCTATGTCTGGCTCGACGAGGAACACCGGCCGCGCAAGCTCTTCGCGCATAAGATCGGCGATACGGGCGAGGACCGCTTGGTCCACGATCAAACCGACCCCGGCCTGTTCCTCGACATCAGCCTGACCCAGGACGGCAAGTACCTTCTGCTCGGCACCCACGACCACGAGACGACGGAAGTCAGCCTGATCGATGCGGCCGACCCCTACGCCGAGCCCCGTCTCGTTGCGCCGAGAGAAGCCGAGCACGAATACTCCGTATGCCATCACGAAGGCCGGCTGATCATCCTGACTAATTCCGGCGGCGCGGAAGATTTCCGCATCGTCGAAGCACCCGCCGACAACCCCTCGCCCGCCAACTGGACCGAGATCGAACCGCACCGGCCCGGGCGGCTCATCCTCGACATCATCGCCTTCAAGGACTTCCTCGTGCGGCTCGAACGGGAGAACGGCTTGCCGCGCATCGTCATCCGCCGTTTCGCGGACGGCGAAGAGCACGAGATCGCCTTCGACGAAGAGGCCTACGCGCTCGGCATGAGCGCGGGCTACGAGTACGACACGACGACCTTGCGCTTCACCTATTCGTCGATGACCACACCGTCGCAGACTTACGACTACGACATGGCGACGCGCGAACGGACCTTGCGCAAGACGCAAGAGATCCCGAGCGGCCATGACCCGAGCCAATACGTCACGCGCCGCGTCTTCGCCCCGGCGAAGGACGGCGAGACCGTGCCCGTCACCTTGCTCTACCGGAAGGACACGAAGCTCGACGGCACGGCGCCCCTGCTGCTCTACGGCTATGGCTCCTACGGCATCACCATTCCGGCGAGCTTCATGACGAATGCGCTGAGCCTCGTCGATCGCGGCTTCGTCTATGCCATCGCGCACGTTCGCGGCGGCAAGGACAAGGGCTTCGCCTGGTACAAGAACGGCAAGCGCGCCAAGAAGACGAACACCTTCACGGATTTCATCGCCGCCGGCGAGTATCTCGCGAACCAGAAGTTCACGTCACGCGGGCGCATCGTGGCGCAAGGCGGCAGCGCAGGCGGCATGCTCATGGGCGCCATCGCCAACATGGCGCCGGATCTGTTTCTCGGCATCATCGCGAGGGTGCCGTTCGTCGATGTGCTGACGACCATGCTGGATGCCACCCTGCCGCTCACGCCGCCCGAATGGCCCGAATGGGGCAACCCGATCGAGAGCGCCCAGGACTACAAGACCATCGCCGCCTACTCGCCCTACGACAATGTGAGTGCGCAAGCCTATCCCAACATTCTCGCGCTTGCGGGCCTCACCGATCCGCGCGTGACCTATTGGGAGCCGGCCAAATGGATCGCCAAACTGCGCGAGACCGGCACCGGCAACAATCTCATTCTTCTGAAGACGAACATGGAGGCCGGTCACGCCGGCGCCTCCGGCCGCTTTGACCGCCTGAAGGAAGTCGCGCTGTCCTATGCCTTCGCGCTGAAACTGACAGATCGCGCCTGA